The genomic interval CGCTGCTGAGCAGGTTGCGCTGCTGGCGGGCGCGCAGCTGCAGGACGCCCTCGTCCTGGGTATCGCCCTCTGCGCCGCAGTTCCAGGAGCGGTTGTCGTTCGCTCCGTCCTTGTTGTCCTCCTTGTTCGCCTCGTTGTGCTTCTCGTTGTAGGAGACCAGGTCGCGCATCGTGAAGCCGTCGTGGGCGGTGACGAAGTTGATCGAGGCGTAGGGCCTGCGGCCGGTCGAGGCGTAGAGATCGGACGATCCGGTGAACCGCTGCGCGAACTCGCCCAGGAGCGAGTCCTGGCCGCGCCAGTAGTCGCGCACCGTGTCGCGGAACTTCCCGTTCCATTCCGACCACTGCGCCGGGAAGTTGCCCACCTGGTAGCCGCCTTCGCCGACGTCCCAGGGTTCCGCGATCAGCTTCACGCGCGAGACCACCGGATCCTGCTGGATGAGATCGAAGAACGCGCTCAGCCGATCGACCTCGTGCAGCTCGCGCGCGAGCGCGGACGCGAGGTCGAAGCGGAAGCCGTCCACGTGCATCTCCTGGATCCAGTACCGCAGCGAGTCCATCAGCAGCTGCAGCGTGTATGGCTGCCGCATGTTCAGCGAGTTCCCGGTGCCCGTGTAGTCCATGTAGTACCGGGGATTGTCCGCCGTCGTGCGGTAGTACGCGGAGTTGTCGATGCCCTTGAACGAAAGCATCGGCCCCATCTGGTTGCCTTCGGAGGTGTGGTTGTAGACGACGTCGAGGAACACCTCGATGCCGGCGCGATGCAGCGCCTTGACCATCGCCTTGAACTCCTGGACCTGCCCGCCGCGCTGGCCGCGGCTGGAGTACTCGTTGTGCGGGGCGAAGAACCCGATGGAATCGTACCCCCAGTAGTTGCGGAGCCCCTTGTCGAGCAGATGCTGGGAATGGACGAACTGGTGGATGGGCAAGAGCTCGACGGCGGTGACCCCGAGCATCTGCAGATGCTCGATGGCCGCCGGAGAGGACATCCCGGCATATTTGCCCCGCTGATCCTCGGAGATCTCCGGGTGCCGCTGGGTGAATCCCTTGACGTGGACCTCGTAGACCACCGTGTCGTGCCAGGGATGGCGGGGAGCCCGGTCGTCGCTCCAGTCGAAGTACGGGTTCGTGACTACGCAGCGCGGC from Deltaproteobacteria bacterium carries:
- the glgX gene encoding glycogen debranching protein GlgX, which gives rise to MRIWPGRSYPLGASYDGAGTNFALFSEVASKVELCLFDENGNEQRFALPERTGYVWHGYLVGVEPGHRYGYRVHGPWEPEKGLRCNAAKLLLDPYARAIEGHPKWDEAIYPYKLNEDDLAASGADSAPFMPRCVVTNPYFDWSDDRAPRHPWHDTVVYEVHVKGFTQRHPEISEDQRGKYAGMSSPAAIEHLQMLGVTAVELLPIHQFVHSQHLLDKGLRNYWGYDSIGFFAPHNEYSSRGQRGGQVQEFKAMVKALHRAGIEVFLDVVYNHTSEGNQMGPMLSFKGIDNSAYYRTTADNPRYYMDYTGTGNSLNMRQPYTLQLLMDSLRYWIQEMHVDGFRFDLASALARELHEVDRLSAFFDLIQQDPVVSRVKLIAEPWDVGEGGYQVGNFPAQWSEWNGKFRDTVRDYWRGQDSLLGEFAQRFTGSSDLYASTGRRPYASINFVTAHDGFTMRDLVSYNEKHNEANKEDNKDGANDNRSWNCGAEGDTQDEGVLQLRARQQRNLLSSVLLSQGVPMIVAGDEMGRTQRGNNNGYCQDTELSWIDWEHVDEDLLDFVSGLIKLRMQHPIFRRRGWFQGRELRGTDVKDLAWFTPDAKEMSDEDWQAGFAKSLGVFLNGAAIARPGEHGERVKDDSFYVIFNAHYEPLQFAVPPEQFAARWIRVLDTSTENAPELRRLRRAEKLEPGAKIDVQARSLVVLRSAK